A single region of the Nitrospirota bacterium genome encodes:
- a CDS encoding NAD(P)H-dependent oxidoreductase subunit E — MEETLKQILDNYRKNEGNIISLLQEVQEAFGYIPREAVEWFSKKLDIPSSSFFGVVTFYAQFHLKPTGKNIITACCGTACHVKGSERLIDGLRMELNLIEGEDTTEDREFTIEKVACVGTCSIAPVVIVNKKVHGRMTTDRLSKEIKKLRGEKR; from the coding sequence ATGGAAGAAACACTTAAACAGATCCTCGATAACTATAGAAAGAATGAAGGTAATATCATCTCCTTGCTTCAGGAGGTTCAGGAGGCTTTTGGTTATATTCCTCGAGAAGCAGTAGAATGGTTTTCAAAAAAACTTGATATCCCCTCAAGTAGTTTCTTTGGTGTTGTTACTTTCTATGCCCAGTTCCATTTAAAACCGACAGGCAAAAATATCATTACTGCATGCTGTGGGACAGCGTGTCATGTAAAAGGCTCTGAGAGGTTAATCGATGGCTTAAGAATGGAACTTAATCTCATCGAGGGTGAAGATACTACGGAGGACAGGGAATTCACTATAGAGAAGGTAGCATGTGTAGGAACATGCAGTATTGCACCTGTTGTTATAGTTAACAAAAAGGTTCATGGCAGAATGACTACCGATAGACTCTCGAAGGAGATAAAGAAACTCAGGGGTGAAAAAAGATGA
- the nuoF gene encoding NADH-quinone oxidoreductase subunit NuoF, with protein sequence MTADIKVKVCMGPGGIAAGGTDVIEVFENELKVVDIKVNIEKHCSLHKVGCFGLCAKDVLVDVIIDSNKTTYQYVKPDMVSRIVRDHIIGGTPVKEWVVGDGYHNFYKKQIKVVLSDCGEIDPEDINAYISVGGYEATKKVFTSMTPEETIDIIKRSGLRGRGGAGFPTGNKWEICRKVQSDRKYMICNADEGDPGAFMDRAVLEGNPHAVIEGMIIGAYAIEANKGYVYIRAEYPLAVERLGKALDQAREKRLLGKNIFGTGFNFDIKIKLGAGAFVCGEETALIASIEGKRGMPTAKPPFPVYSGLWGKPTVINNVETLANVPFIIRNGAEWFASFGTEKSKGTKVFALTGKIKNTGLIEVPMGIPLREIIYDIGGGIEKGRAFKAVQTGGPSGGCIPAELLDIPVDYESLASAGSIIGSGGMVVLDEMDCMVEIARFFLQFTQNESCGKCIPCRVGTKRMLEILERVVAGNGKEGDIEILLELGNDIKVTSLCGLGQTAPNPVLTTIKYFRDEYESHIKEKWCKAGVCRDLITFYIDEVACKGCGLCLKECPPNAITGEKKQLHKINQDLCIKCRRCYEVCPTKFNAVKIGPADMLVENAKTGLFQD encoded by the coding sequence ATGACGGCTGATATAAAAGTAAAAGTCTGTATGGGGCCAGGAGGTATTGCGGCGGGGGGAACGGATGTTATTGAAGTGTTCGAAAATGAACTTAAAGTAGTTGATATAAAAGTCAACATAGAGAAACACTGTTCTCTACATAAGGTTGGATGTTTTGGATTGTGTGCAAAAGATGTGCTTGTTGATGTAATTATAGACAGTAACAAGACAACATATCAATATGTCAAGCCTGATATGGTCTCAAGGATTGTCAGAGACCATATTATCGGTGGCACTCCTGTAAAAGAATGGGTTGTTGGAGACGGCTATCACAATTTCTATAAGAAACAGATAAAGGTCGTGCTCTCTGATTGTGGCGAGATAGACCCTGAGGATATCAATGCATATATTTCAGTTGGAGGTTATGAGGCAACAAAGAAGGTCTTTACCTCAATGACGCCTGAAGAGACGATAGATATTATTAAGAGGTCAGGTCTCAGGGGAAGAGGTGGAGCAGGATTCCCTACAGGTAACAAGTGGGAGATATGCAGAAAGGTTCAATCTGACCGTAAATATATGATCTGTAATGCTGATGAGGGTGACCCTGGCGCTTTCATGGATAGAGCGGTTCTTGAGGGTAATCCTCATGCTGTCATAGAGGGAATGATTATAGGTGCATACGCTATAGAGGCAAACAAAGGCTATGTATATATCAGAGCAGAATATCCTCTTGCTGTTGAGAGACTCGGTAAGGCACTCGATCAGGCAAGAGAAAAAAGACTCCTGGGTAAAAATATATTCGGAACAGGATTTAATTTTGACATAAAGATCAAGCTCGGTGCTGGTGCCTTTGTATGCGGTGAAGAGACAGCACTTATTGCCTCTATTGAGGGTAAGAGGGGAATGCCAACTGCAAAGCCACCTTTTCCTGTTTACAGTGGTCTATGGGGAAAACCAACAGTAATCAATAATGTGGAGACCCTTGCAAATGTGCCCTTTATAATCAGAAATGGTGCAGAGTGGTTTGCGTCCTTTGGCACAGAAAAGAGTAAAGGGACAAAAGTCTTTGCATTGACAGGAAAGATTAAAAATACAGGGCTTATTGAGGTTCCTATGGGGATTCCTCTGAGAGAGATAATCTATGACATTGGAGGTGGAATAGAAAAGGGAAGGGCATTTAAGGCTGTGCAGACAGGAGGACCATCTGGCGGATGCATTCCAGCAGAGTTATTAGATATACCGGTTGATTATGAATCCCTTGCCAGTGCTGGTTCTATTATAGGTTCAGGAGGAATGGTTGTCCTCGATGAGATGGACTGTATGGTCGAGATAGCAAGATTTTTCCTCCAGTTTACACAGAATGAGTCTTGTGGTAAATGTATTCCGTGCAGGGTAGGGACCAAACGGATGCTTGAGATACTCGAGCGGGTTGTTGCAGGAAATGGCAAGGAAGGGGACATAGAGATTTTACTTGAACTTGGAAATGATATAAAAGTAACCTCTCTCTGTGGTCTCGGGCAGACTGCACCAAACCCTGTTCTGACTACCATAAAATATTTCAGGGATGAGTATGAATCACATATAAAAGAAAAATGGTGTAAGGCAGGGGTCTGCAGAGACCTGATAACTTTCTACATAGATGAAGTCGCATGTAAGGGATGTGGTTTGTGTTTAAAGGAGTGTCCTCCGAATGCGATTACTGGCGAGAAAAAACAGCTTCATAAAATCAATCAGGACCTCTGCATTAAGTGCCGCCGGTGCTATGAGGTCTGTCCCACAAAGTTTAATGCAGTGAAAATAGGCCCAGCAGATATGTTAGTTGAAAATGCAAAGACAGGCTTGTTTCAGGATTGA